From the Salinimicrobium tongyeongense genome, one window contains:
- a CDS encoding cell division protein ZapA: MSNQLKIKISIADRVYPMTILPEQEEGLRKAAKKIEFMIKQFEQSYAVRDKQDVLAMCALQFAAQTEQKSIDRSSEVLLAEDKLKALNDLLDKHLV; the protein is encoded by the coding sequence ATGTCGAATCAGCTTAAAATAAAGATCTCTATTGCAGACAGGGTTTACCCCATGACCATTCTTCCAGAGCAGGAAGAGGGGCTTAGAAAAGCTGCAAAAAAAATAGAGTTCATGATTAAGCAATTTGAACAGAGTTATGCCGTTAGGGATAAGCAGGATGTTTTGGCGATGTGCGCTTTGCAGTTTGCTGCCCAAACCGAGCAAAAATCAATTGACCGCAGCAGTGAAGTACTTCTTGCTGAAGATAAATTGAAAGCGCTCAATGACCTGCTAGACAAACACTTGGTTTAA
- the rny gene encoding ribonuclease Y has product MDTLTIAITIISLVLGLAIGFGLAKFLEKKNASKIIQRAKKSAAGILKEAKQEAEGIKKDKILQAKEKFIELKSEHEKVILSRDKKIADAEKRVRDKESQVSSELAKNKNLNRDLEEKIADYNHRNDVLEKKQEEIDKLHASKVQQLEVISGLSAEDARAQLVESLKDTAKADAMALVQDTIEEAKLTAQQEAKKIIVNTIQRIGTEEAIDNCVSVFNLESDDVKGRIIGREGRNIRAIEAATGVEIIVDDTPEAIILSCFDSVRREVARLSLHKLVTDGRIHPARIEEVVKKTTKQIEEEIIEVGKRTVIDLGIHGLHPELIRIVGRMKYRSSYGQNLLQHSREVAKLCGVMAAELGLNAKLAKRAGLLHDIGKVPDAETEVPHAILGMQWAEKYGEKPEVCNAIGAHHDEIEMTSLLSPIVQVCDAISGARPGARRQVLDSYIQRLKDLEDIAFGFGGVKKAYAIQAGRELRVIVESEKVSDEKAANLSFEISQKIQTDMTYPGQVKITVIRETRAVNIAK; this is encoded by the coding sequence ATGGATACACTAACTATAGCGATCACTATTATTTCACTTGTCCTGGGGCTTGCAATTGGATTTGGCCTGGCAAAATTCCTGGAGAAGAAGAACGCTTCCAAGATCATTCAAAGAGCTAAAAAATCGGCAGCCGGGATTTTAAAAGAAGCCAAACAGGAAGCTGAAGGCATTAAAAAGGACAAGATCCTTCAGGCTAAAGAGAAATTTATTGAATTAAAGTCTGAACACGAAAAGGTTATCTTATCCCGTGATAAGAAAATTGCCGATGCCGAAAAGAGGGTAAGGGATAAAGAATCCCAGGTGTCCAGTGAACTCGCCAAAAACAAGAACCTGAACAGGGACCTCGAAGAAAAGATTGCCGATTACAACCACCGCAACGATGTTCTTGAGAAAAAGCAGGAAGAGATAGATAAGCTGCACGCAAGCAAGGTACAGCAACTTGAAGTAATTTCGGGGCTTTCTGCGGAAGATGCCCGGGCGCAACTCGTAGAATCTTTAAAAGATACTGCAAAAGCCGATGCCATGGCCCTTGTGCAGGATACCATTGAAGAAGCGAAGCTTACTGCACAGCAGGAGGCGAAAAAGATCATAGTAAATACCATTCAGCGTATTGGTACCGAAGAAGCCATAGACAACTGCGTCTCTGTTTTCAACCTGGAAAGCGATGATGTAAAAGGCCGGATTATTGGTAGGGAAGGGCGAAATATTCGTGCCATAGAAGCTGCCACAGGCGTTGAGATCATTGTAGATGATACTCCTGAAGCTATCATACTTTCATGTTTTGATTCGGTGAGAAGGGAAGTTGCCCGCCTCTCGCTTCACAAGCTGGTGACCGACGGAAGGATTCACCCGGCACGTATTGAAGAAGTGGTGAAAAAGACCACCAAACAAATAGAAGAAGAGATCATAGAAGTAGGAAAAAGAACCGTGATCGACCTTGGAATCCACGGCCTGCACCCCGAATTGATCAGGATCGTAGGACGTATGAAGTACCGTTCTTCTTACGGTCAAAACCTGTTGCAACACTCAAGAGAGGTTGCGAAGTTATGTGGTGTCATGGCTGCAGAACTGGGCTTAAATGCAAAACTGGCCAAACGCGCAGGATTACTTCACGATATTGGTAAAGTACCCGATGCAGAGACCGAAGTACCGCACGCGATCCTTGGTATGCAATGGGCCGAGAAATACGGTGAAAAGCCCGAAGTGTGTAACGCCATTGGTGCCCACCATGACGAAATTGAAATGACTTCACTGCTATCTCCAATTGTGCAGGTTTGTGATGCCATTAGCGGTGCGAGACCGGGCGCAAGAAGACAGGTGCTCGACTCTTATATTCAGAGGTTAAAAGATCTTGAAGATATCGCCTTTGGTTTTGGCGGCGTGAAAAAAGCCTATGCCATTCAGGCCGGTAGGGAGTTGAGGGTGATTGTGGAAAGCGAAAAGGTGAGCGATGAAAAAGCAGCTAACCTCTCGTTCGAGATCTCCCAAAAGATCCAGACAGACATGACTTATCCTGGGCAGGTGAAGATTACCGTAATTCGTGAGACCCGTGCGGTGAACATCGCAAAGTAG
- the pncA gene encoding bifunctional nicotinamidase/pyrazinamidase, translating into MKTLVIVDAQVDFMPGGALEVKNGDSIVPVINQILPQFELVVATQDWHPKEHKSFAVNHPGKKEFEQIDLNGLEQKLWPVHCVQGTKGADFHPNLEIKPIEAIFRKGMDPEIDSYSGFFDNGHKKITGLGGYLKERGAVDLYFCGLAADICVYFSLLDALKEGFNATLIEDAAVPLLPETFDKIREDIIGKGGRVIHSKAL; encoded by the coding sequence ATGAAAACACTTGTTATTGTAGATGCACAGGTAGATTTTATGCCGGGCGGGGCACTCGAGGTAAAAAACGGTGACAGCATAGTACCGGTGATCAACCAGATCTTACCTCAGTTTGAACTCGTGGTGGCCACGCAAGACTGGCATCCAAAAGAGCATAAGAGCTTTGCAGTGAATCATCCCGGTAAAAAGGAATTTGAACAAATTGACCTCAACGGCCTGGAACAAAAACTGTGGCCTGTACATTGCGTGCAGGGCACCAAAGGAGCCGATTTTCACCCCAATCTCGAAATAAAGCCTATAGAAGCCATTTTCAGAAAAGGAATGGACCCTGAAATAGACAGCTATAGTGGCTTTTTTGATAACGGACATAAGAAGATCACCGGCCTTGGCGGATATTTAAAGGAAAGAGGTGCTGTTGACCTCTACTTCTGCGGACTTGCTGCGGATATTTGTGTATATTTTTCCCTGCTGGATGCCCTGAAAGAAGGTTTTAACGCCACGCTTATTGAAGACGCTGCCGTACCCCTGCTCCCGGAAACATTTGATAAGATTAGAGAAGATATTATTGGGAAAGGCGGAAGAGTTATTCACTCAAAAGCACTCTGA
- a CDS encoding nicotinate phosphoribosyltransferase, producing MIDISGTYTDQYQLTMGQVYFSKGEAEKTAIFDYFFRKLPFEGGFAIFAGLETLLDYLQDLKFSDKDLEFLSTQNFSKEYLDYLRSFRFRGKIFSMKEGDVVFPGAPVLRVEANIIEAQIIETLLLNVLNFQTLIATKAARMAIQAKGRMLIDFGLRRAQGFGGYHASRAAVIGGFEATSNTRAGRDFHIPVSGTMAHSFIQSYENELDAFRDFAEIHPKNAILLVDTYDTLKSGLPNAIKVGKEMESRGHKLKGIRLDSGDLAYLSRKSREMLDKAGLDYVKISVSNQLDEHLIKSLLDQEAPIDIFGVGTSLVTGKPNAALDGVYKLSYFKNRPRIKLSETIAKVTLPHRKQVYRLLDDSGTFLGSDVVCVEGEKNPEMMYHPYDPLKFRFVGEVEKEELLSLVMEDQKRVHKKTSIKEIKEFSKKRLDQLPTEYKRFFNPHIYKVGISGKLRDERNSLIEEHKNKRS from the coding sequence ATGATAGATATAAGCGGTACTTATACAGATCAGTATCAGCTCACCATGGGGCAGGTCTATTTTAGTAAAGGCGAAGCCGAAAAGACCGCCATATTCGATTACTTTTTCAGGAAATTACCTTTTGAAGGCGGGTTTGCCATCTTTGCTGGACTCGAAACTTTACTCGATTACCTTCAGGACTTAAAATTTTCAGATAAAGACCTGGAATTTCTAAGCACCCAGAATTTCTCAAAAGAATACCTCGATTACCTGAGAAGTTTTCGCTTCCGCGGAAAAATCTTCAGCATGAAAGAAGGAGATGTGGTATTTCCCGGGGCGCCGGTATTGCGGGTAGAAGCCAATATCATTGAAGCCCAGATCATAGAAACCCTCTTGTTAAATGTGCTGAATTTCCAGACGCTTATAGCCACAAAGGCAGCAAGAATGGCCATCCAGGCAAAAGGCAGGATGCTCATAGATTTTGGGTTGAGAAGGGCCCAGGGTTTTGGGGGCTATCACGCCAGCCGGGCAGCTGTTATTGGCGGTTTTGAAGCTACGAGCAACACCCGCGCAGGAAGGGATTTTCACATTCCTGTATCAGGAACAATGGCGCATTCCTTCATTCAGAGTTATGAGAACGAGCTCGATGCCTTCAGGGATTTTGCTGAAATTCATCCCAAAAATGCCATTTTACTGGTAGATACTTACGACACCTTAAAAAGCGGGCTTCCCAACGCAATTAAGGTAGGAAAAGAAATGGAAAGCCGCGGCCATAAGCTCAAAGGAATAAGGCTTGATAGCGGCGACCTTGCATATCTTTCAAGAAAATCGAGGGAAATGCTAGACAAAGCCGGGCTGGATTATGTGAAGATCTCGGTTTCCAATCAGCTGGATGAACACCTAATCAAGAGTTTGCTGGATCAGGAAGCGCCCATAGATATCTTTGGAGTGGGAACAAGCCTGGTTACCGGAAAACCCAATGCCGCTCTCGACGGGGTCTACAAACTTTCTTATTTTAAGAACAGGCCCAGGATCAAACTTTCAGAAACTATTGCCAAGGTCACCCTTCCACATCGCAAGCAGGTATACAGATTGCTTGATGATTCGGGTACTTTTCTTGGTTCGGATGTAGTGTGTGTGGAAGGTGAAAAAAATCCTGAAATGATGTATCACCCTTACGACCCGCTAAAATTCAGGTTCGTTGGGGAGGTTGAAAAGGAAGAACTTTTGAGCCTGGTGATGGAAGATCAAAAGAGGGTTCACAAAAAAACCAGCATCAAAGAAATTAAAGAATTCAGCAAAAAGCGCCTGGATCAACTTCCTACGGAATACAAGAGGTTCTTTAATCCGCATATCTACAAAGTTGGGATAAGCGGAAAACTCAGGGATGAAAGAAACTCACTGATTGAAGAACACAAAAATAAAAGGTCATGA
- a CDS encoding transporter: MRIYLTFFLFCFFGSFNASAQYTETINSNRPGNSQGAFAVGPMVLQVEAGAKMGNDNHELLQTDTDLWGIDYAVRFGFLFEELEINLMGSYLNQTTNYVVGASTETSEIANFDSNAIGVKYLIYDPNKDAKEKKPNLYSWKANQRFDWSLLIPAVSIYAGANFSFGDNPYLYEGQSKFSPRAAVISQNNWGPWVLVLNAIADRIGDESPTYSGIVTLTHSFSPKFAMFGEFQTLISDIYSDEIARGGFAYLFHKNFQADISGLINFKDTPSRWQVAAGVSYRFDWHKQDQYLEAQDEL; the protein is encoded by the coding sequence ATGAGGATCTACCTGACTTTTTTTCTCTTTTGTTTCTTCGGAAGTTTTAATGCCAGTGCTCAATATACTGAAACCATTAATTCAAACCGGCCGGGAAATTCCCAGGGTGCGTTTGCAGTAGGGCCAATGGTACTACAAGTGGAAGCCGGGGCCAAAATGGGGAATGACAACCATGAGCTCCTCCAAACCGATACAGATCTTTGGGGAATAGACTATGCAGTAAGGTTCGGGTTTCTCTTTGAGGAACTGGAGATCAACCTGATGGGCTCTTACCTCAACCAGACCACAAACTATGTTGTGGGAGCCAGTACCGAAACCAGCGAAATAGCCAACTTTGATTCTAACGCCATAGGTGTAAAGTACCTTATTTACGACCCAAATAAAGACGCAAAAGAGAAGAAGCCAAACCTTTACAGCTGGAAAGCCAACCAGCGTTTTGACTGGAGCCTTTTAATTCCCGCAGTTTCAATTTACGCCGGGGCCAATTTTTCTTTTGGGGATAACCCGTACCTCTATGAAGGCCAGTCAAAATTCTCACCCCGCGCTGCCGTGATCTCACAAAACAACTGGGGCCCCTGGGTTCTGGTTTTAAATGCAATTGCCGACAGGATTGGCGATGAATCGCCTACTTATTCGGGTATTGTCACCCTCACCCACTCGTTTTCCCCAAAATTCGCGATGTTTGGAGAATTCCAGACCTTGATAAGCGACATTTACAGCGACGAGATTGCCCGTGGCGGGTTTGCCTATCTTTTTCATAAAAACTTCCAGGCCGATATTTCGGGGCTTATCAATTTTAAAGACACTCCTTCCAGGTGGCAGGTTGCTGCCGGTGTCTCTTACAGGTTTGACTGGCACAAGCAGGATCAATACCTGGAAGCTCAAGACGAGCTATAA
- a CDS encoding DUF4834 family protein produces the protein MHEASLTQVLRVVLIVLLVYFGLKLLIRWFGPLLLRWVLKKIGKKFEQRFSQFDMGREPQQKQGEVSIDKKPKTTRKSKNDVGEYIDYEEID, from the coding sequence ATGCATGAAGCTTCATTGACCCAGGTATTGAGGGTGGTGTTAATCGTCCTCCTCGTGTACTTTGGTTTAAAACTATTAATACGCTGGTTTGGCCCACTATTACTGCGTTGGGTCTTAAAGAAGATTGGAAAGAAGTTCGAGCAGCGTTTTAGCCAGTTCGATATGGGCAGGGAACCACAACAGAAACAGGGCGAGGTGAGCATTGACAAAAAGCCGAAAACTACCCGAAAGTCAAAGAATGACGTGGGCGAGTATATCGATTATGAAGAAATTGACTAA
- a CDS encoding YfhO family protein, whose amino-acid sequence MNFSLKKVLPHIFVFLGFIVISIAYFYPVLQGKEIYQSDIAQYIGMARQQNEFRAETGEEPYWTDAAFGGMPTYQLGANYPHNYIKELDRTLRFLPRPADYLFLYFLGIYILLLVLKIDYRLAFLGALAFGFSTYLIIILGVGHNAKAHAIAYMPWVIGGILLCFRQKYILGFLLLAFGMALEISANHFQMTFYLLLLVIVIGIVYLAEAFRKKKLPQFFKALGVMVAAVVLAIGTNATNLMATREYADFSTRGDTGLTISPEGTPEKSSGLDYNYITEYSYGVLESFNLFIPRFMGGSSAENLGTDSAVYSQLLQLGANPVQAAQFAEAAPTYWGDQPFVGAPAYIGATVLFLFVFALFLVRGKLKWWVVGGSLLALILSFGKNYPFEFITRFFIEYVPLYNKFRAVSSIQVILELCIPVLAIAGLSRLFFREESSERKIYSLKWATIITGGIALLFLLLRSAFSFTGASDGVLIQQLGPEFVRALKEDRKAVFTADALRSLIYVLLTAAVLWFFLKQKLNRNMAFLGLGLLILFDLVGVGKRYVDSEDFVRSSVVNRPFQATEADREIMRDEGHYRVFDLSGSPFNTARTSFFHNSIGGYHAAKPGRMQELYDFYLSQNNLQVLNMLNTKYFIIPTEEGAVAQQNPETNGNAWFIQEVEMVENANEAIKALDGINTKRVAVVDNDFAEFLPKKQFETDSLAGIELVSYQPNELIYNSSAEKDRMAVFSEIYYPHGWQAYIDGEKVPHFRANYVLRAIMVPAGEHEISFRFEPQVVKTGSSIALASSVLLAILLLGGLYWKLRRK is encoded by the coding sequence ATGAATTTTTCCCTAAAGAAAGTATTGCCTCACATTTTTGTTTTCCTGGGGTTTATAGTAATTTCTATTGCCTACTTCTATCCTGTACTTCAGGGAAAGGAAATCTACCAGAGTGATATTGCGCAGTACATTGGGATGGCGCGGCAACAAAACGAATTTAGGGCCGAGACAGGCGAAGAACCTTACTGGACCGATGCTGCCTTTGGCGGAATGCCCACATACCAGCTGGGCGCAAATTACCCGCATAACTATATAAAGGAACTGGACAGAACCTTGAGATTCCTGCCCCGCCCGGCCGATTATCTGTTTCTGTACTTTCTGGGGATCTACATTCTCCTGCTGGTCCTGAAAATTGATTACAGACTGGCATTTTTGGGAGCACTGGCTTTCGGGTTTTCCACCTATCTTATCATTATCCTGGGAGTGGGGCACAATGCCAAAGCTCATGCCATTGCCTACATGCCGTGGGTGATTGGTGGCATCCTGCTCTGCTTCAGGCAAAAATATATCCTCGGGTTTCTATTGCTTGCCTTCGGAATGGCCCTTGAAATAAGCGCGAATCACTTTCAAATGACTTTTTACCTGCTCCTGCTGGTGATTGTTATAGGAATTGTATATCTGGCTGAAGCCTTCAGGAAAAAGAAACTACCTCAATTCTTCAAGGCATTGGGGGTTATGGTAGCTGCAGTGGTCTTGGCTATTGGTACCAACGCCACCAACCTTATGGCGACCCGGGAATATGCCGATTTTAGTACCCGCGGAGATACAGGCCTTACCATTAGCCCCGAAGGTACTCCTGAAAAATCCAGCGGACTAGATTATAATTACATCACCGAATACAGCTACGGGGTTCTGGAAAGTTTCAACCTTTTCATACCGCGTTTTATGGGAGGTTCGAGCGCAGAGAACCTGGGCACAGATTCTGCTGTTTATTCGCAGCTGCTGCAGCTGGGCGCTAACCCGGTGCAGGCGGCACAATTTGCCGAAGCAGCCCCCACGTACTGGGGAGATCAGCCTTTTGTGGGTGCCCCGGCCTATATTGGCGCCACCGTGCTTTTCCTGTTTGTGTTTGCCCTTTTCCTGGTGCGGGGCAAGCTTAAATGGTGGGTGGTTGGCGGCTCTTTGCTGGCACTCATTCTTTCTTTTGGAAAAAATTACCCTTTTGAATTCATCACGCGCTTTTTTATTGAATATGTGCCGCTTTACAACAAGTTCAGGGCGGTGTCTTCAATTCAGGTGATTTTAGAATTGTGTATTCCGGTGCTCGCAATTGCCGGTCTTTCCCGATTGTTCTTTAGAGAAGAATCTTCAGAAAGAAAAATTTATTCGTTGAAATGGGCCACAATAATTACCGGCGGTATTGCTTTGTTGTTCCTGCTGTTAAGAAGCGCTTTCAGTTTTACCGGGGCGAGCGATGGTGTGTTGATCCAGCAACTGGGGCCAGAGTTTGTGCGGGCTTTAAAAGAAGACAGGAAAGCTGTCTTTACGGCCGATGCCCTTAGATCGTTGATATATGTACTGCTCACCGCTGCTGTTCTTTGGTTTTTCCTGAAACAAAAACTCAACCGGAATATGGCATTTTTGGGACTTGGGCTGCTCATACTTTTTGACCTGGTAGGTGTTGGGAAAAGATATGTGGATAGCGAAGATTTTGTGAGATCCAGCGTGGTGAACAGGCCATTCCAGGCAACTGAAGCCGATAGGGAGATTATGAGGGACGAGGGCCATTACAGGGTTTTTGACCTTTCCGGAAGTCCTTTTAATACTGCGCGTACTTCGTTTTTCCATAATTCTATAGGAGGTTACCATGCCGCGAAGCCGGGCAGGATGCAGGAGCTTTACGATTTTTATTTGTCGCAGAACAACCTGCAGGTGCTCAATATGCTCAATACCAAATATTTCATTATTCCTACGGAAGAAGGGGCGGTTGCACAGCAAAACCCTGAGACCAATGGCAATGCCTGGTTTATTCAGGAAGTGGAAATGGTTGAAAATGCCAATGAGGCCATTAAAGCGCTTGATGGGATCAACACCAAACGCGTGGCGGTTGTAGACAATGATTTTGCTGAATTCCTTCCAAAAAAGCAATTTGAAACCGATAGTTTGGCGGGTATCGAACTGGTTTCTTATCAGCCTAATGAATTGATATACAATTCTTCCGCAGAAAAAGACCGTATGGCAGTATTTTCTGAAATTTACTATCCGCACGGCTGGCAGGCTTATATTGACGGTGAGAAAGTTCCGCATTTTAGGGCAAATTACGTGCTGCGGGCAATAATGGTACCGGCAGGAGAACACGAGATCAGCTTCAGGTTTGAACCGCAGGTAGTGAAAACAGGAAGTTCAATTGCTCTTGCCAGCTCAGTTCTTTTGGCGATTTTATTGCTTGGGGGCCTTTACTGGAAGCTGAGACGAAAATAA
- a CDS encoding glycosyltransferase family 4 protein, producing the protein MKKVLIVTYYWPPAGGPGVQRWLKFAKYLPENGIEPIIYTPENPHYPLKDPSLEAEVPSELKVLKNAIFEPYAVAGMLSKKDTERISSGIIPKEQKQGFLQKFMLFVRGNFFIPDARKFWIKPSVKFLSEYLKEHQVDTIITTGPPHSMHLIGLELKKALGVNWLADFRDPWTQIGYHYKLKLLPASRKKHEKLEKEVLQAANKIITTSFTTQKEFLSKTNRPVEVITNGYDVEQVEKLPLDGKFSISHIGSLLSGRNPENLWQAFYELILENEDFARDFQLKLVGAVGEPVLESIQKWHLKDRLVLKDYVSHSEALQLQRSSQLLLLIEIDTEETRGIIPGKLFEYLVSERPILAVGPVDADVQKIIKETNTGSYFLYPQKREIKAYILEQYELFKKGELKAYPVGLQQYSRRALTRRLANQIKQL; encoded by the coding sequence ATGAAAAAAGTACTTATAGTTACTTATTACTGGCCCCCGGCCGGTGGCCCCGGGGTGCAGCGGTGGCTTAAATTTGCAAAATACCTTCCTGAAAATGGCATAGAGCCTATAATTTATACTCCCGAGAATCCGCATTATCCTCTAAAAGACCCTTCACTTGAAGCCGAAGTTCCTTCAGAATTAAAGGTGCTTAAAAATGCCATTTTTGAGCCCTATGCTGTCGCCGGAATGCTGTCAAAAAAGGATACGGAAAGGATTAGCTCCGGAATTATTCCGAAGGAACAGAAGCAGGGTTTTTTGCAGAAGTTCATGCTGTTTGTTCGCGGAAACTTTTTTATTCCCGATGCCCGGAAATTCTGGATAAAACCTTCGGTAAAATTTCTTTCAGAATACCTGAAGGAGCATCAGGTTGACACGATTATTACTACCGGGCCGCCGCACAGCATGCACCTTATTGGCCTGGAGCTTAAAAAAGCGCTGGGCGTAAACTGGCTGGCCGATTTTAGGGATCCGTGGACGCAGATAGGCTACCACTATAAACTGAAGTTGCTTCCTGCTTCGCGAAAAAAACATGAAAAGCTTGAAAAAGAGGTGCTGCAGGCGGCAAATAAAATTATTACCACCAGTTTTACCACGCAAAAGGAATTTCTTTCAAAAACCAACCGGCCTGTAGAGGTGATCACCAATGGATATGATGTTGAGCAAGTTGAGAAGCTTCCGCTGGATGGGAAATTTAGTATTTCCCACATAGGTTCGTTGCTTTCAGGGAGAAACCCGGAGAACCTGTGGCAGGCGTTTTACGAATTGATTTTAGAAAATGAGGATTTTGCAAGAGATTTTCAGCTAAAACTGGTTGGAGCTGTGGGAGAGCCGGTTTTGGAGAGTATTCAAAAATGGCATTTAAAAGACCGGCTTGTTTTGAAAGATTATGTGTCTCATTCAGAAGCTTTGCAGTTGCAAAGAAGTTCGCAGCTGCTCCTGCTCATAGAGATTGACACTGAGGAGACCAGGGGGATAATTCCGGGGAAATTATTTGAATACCTGGTGAGTGAACGGCCTATTCTTGCGGTGGGGCCGGTAGATGCCGATGTACAAAAGATCATTAAAGAAACCAATACCGGATCGTATTTTCTATACCCTCAAAAAAGGGAAATTAAGGCCTATATTCTGGAGCAATATGAACTCTTCAAAAAAGGCGAATTAAAGGCCTATCCCGTAGGACTGCAGCAGTACAGCAGGCGCGCACTTACAAGGAGACTGGCAAACCAAATAAAGCAGCTTTAA
- a CDS encoding lipopolysaccharide biosynthesis protein, whose product MGIILSQSAKNLATTYVGFGIGAVNTLFLYTNFLTPEYYGLVGFLLSAANLIWPLMAFGMHNTLVKFYTFYNSKEEKDRLLSVILWLPLGISLILGVTGYFSYDLLLNYFSDGEGLVKPYIWLIFVIGLATSYFEIFFAWAKVAYKSVFGNFMKEVFHRGCISLLLLAVYFGYLSVEDFVYAVGVVFILRLVLMMFYAFSLYFPKLSFSFPKNRSFILKYSALILIAGSVAMVLLDLDKVMIERFLPIEMVAVYGIAVYISSVIAVPSRAMHQITYPMTATLLNKKDKKGLLELYEKSSLNLLIISGLIFLLIITNISQLYALIPDEYQISYAIVILISTVKLYDNLLGNNNSILFNSDYYRLVLAIGIFLAVLAFVLNIVLIPGLGLLGAALATFLAFACYNSVKLIIVFRKFKIHPFSRDTGYGLLLILGFSLGFYFWEFPWHPMVNIVLKSGIIALLYVLVIYSLKLSPEINRIIERTLKLKQK is encoded by the coding sequence ATGGGAATTATTTTAAGCCAGTCGGCCAAAAACCTTGCTACCACTTACGTGGGTTTTGGAATAGGCGCTGTTAACACCTTGTTTCTTTATACGAATTTTCTTACTCCCGAATATTACGGACTTGTAGGGTTCCTTTTGTCGGCTGCAAATCTTATCTGGCCGTTAATGGCATTTGGGATGCACAATACCCTGGTGAAATTTTACACTTTTTACAATTCCAAAGAAGAAAAAGACAGGCTGCTTAGCGTGATCCTGTGGCTGCCGCTGGGGATTTCCCTTATTTTAGGGGTGACTGGCTACTTCTCCTATGACCTGCTCCTCAACTACTTTTCAGACGGGGAAGGGCTTGTAAAGCCTTATATCTGGCTCATTTTTGTCATTGGCCTGGCAACTTCATATTTCGAGATTTTTTTCGCCTGGGCAAAAGTGGCCTATAAAAGTGTTTTCGGAAATTTTATGAAGGAAGTTTTTCACAGGGGCTGTATCTCTCTGCTTCTTTTAGCCGTTTACTTCGGATATCTTTCGGTGGAAGATTTTGTTTATGCCGTAGGTGTGGTTTTCATTTTAAGGCTGGTCCTTATGATGTTCTATGCATTTAGCCTGTATTTTCCGAAGCTCAGTTTTTCATTTCCGAAGAATAGATCTTTTATCCTGAAATATTCCGCTTTAATCCTTATTGCAGGTTCGGTAGCCATGGTTTTACTCGACCTGGATAAAGTGATGATTGAAAGGTTCCTGCCCATAGAAATGGTGGCGGTATATGGAATTGCGGTTTATATTTCTTCGGTTATCGCTGTGCCTTCACGGGCCATGCACCAAATTACCTACCCAATGACGGCCACGCTGCTCAACAAAAAGGATAAAAAAGGACTTTTGGAACTCTACGAAAAAAGTTCCCTGAACCTGTTGATTATAAGCGGCCTCATCTTTTTGCTTATTATTACGAACATTTCTCAGCTTTATGCGCTCATTCCCGATGAATACCAGATTAGCTACGCGATTGTGATCTTGATTAGCACGGTAAAACTTTACGACAACCTGCTGGGAAACAACAACAGTATTCTTTTTAATTCCGACTATTACCGGCTGGTACTGGCAATAGGCATTTTTCTTGCCGTGTTGGCCTTTGTACTGAATATTGTTTTAATTCCGGGACTCGGACTTCTAGGAGCGGCACTGGCTACTTTTTTAGCTTTTGCCTGTTACAACAGCGTAAAGCTGATCATTGTGTTCAGAAAGTTTAAAATTCACCCGTTCTCAAGAGATACGGGCTATGGCTTACTGCTTATATTAGGGTTTAGCTTAGGGTTCTATTTCTGGGAATTTCCATGGCACCCGATGGTCAACATCGTTTTAAAGTCGGGCATCATTGCTTTACTTTATGTGCTGGTGATCTATTCATTAAAACTCTCTCCTGAAATTAACAGGATCATTGAAAGGACATTGAAACTGAAGCAGAAATAG